caaaacacagccggtgtttctttgttatgaagctttgacacagagcggtcaagcgaacatgtttctctacgtcaactagcaagtttttggatgggaaaattgtgactttaagtcggctcttaccggagactttagcagattatgcgacctcctcctgcagctgtcaaaaaggctgctgtgatcttggctcctccattggcttctctcagagacattggcgttcactgcagccctccgactttcaggtattacttcataatctcactaaaacacttttaacacaataaacagataagggattttccagaattatcctagtaaatgtgtctaataacatctaaatcgctcacactgccgtcgcctggagccgtcgacttttattttttttagtgctacactctaactttccttatccacaaatctttcatactcgctcaaattaatggggaaataatcgctttctctgtctgaattgctcttgctgctggtggctatgattgtaaacgatgtgaggagccctacaacacgtgacgtcacgcgcacaccgtctgctacttccggtaaaggcaaggcttttttattagcgaccaaaagttacgaactttaacgttgatgttctctactaaatcctttcagcaaatatatggcaatatcgcaagatgatcaagtatgacacatagaatggacttgctatccccgtttaaataagaacatctcatttcagtaggcctttttactgtcaactgagtttcgttttttttaacgatttctgctggtggtgttcctccagattttttcaacgcaaaaaaagtgctgtggctcaaaaaaaggttgaaaaacactgccctagacagcacagacactcaaacacaacacttttgcggaatataattactggtttgcaaaaaacatgttcaacccaattaggtgaaatgacatctcCCACGGTACACTGGtgagccgcggcacagtggttgaaaaacactgggttagtACATCAATAATACAGTAAAATAATTTGAACAAATCAATAAGTAGCTTAACTGTCTATAACTACTTAAGGACGAAATCAAGTTCACTGGCACCGGTGCCAGCAAAaatgagcaaataaatgacataaaaCAAAATGTAACTATTAAGAGTCATGCTAAATCACAGTGAAAACTAACTGGGAAGCTAACGTGGCTAAGCTAACGTTAGCTTTCTTCAGCCTAATGGGTCACAGAGAAGGACACCGCTATAATTACGCTGGCATTTGGCTCAACACAGCCGCACACTCCGCTACGGTTATTAGTTAAACCTACCACGTTCTTAAAATCCCAATGTTCTTGGCTCCGACGAACTTATTGAGCATTTTCTGGAACATTCTGACCTTCACCGTTTGTTTACTCCTCCATGCAAAAGTGTAGCTGAGGACCCCGGGCTGGCCTTTTACATGCCTGATCAAATTTAGCATGCTTGCCGAGGGTCGTTTcaggtgatgtttttttttttttttctgcacatgTAGCAAACTGCGGCTTCATAAATATATAAGAAAAACATTATCAAAACTACCATCACCCCTTCGTTAAAATGTTTTCCTTTATTGTCCTTTCAATGTacacaatcccccccccccccaaaaaaaccaaAGACATAAGAAAAATGGTATAATCTGTTATTAAAAATTGAACATTTATTGCTACATTACTGTTATATACAGGACAGATGtcaactatatttatatatttatagatatttCGAGAGAGGCACTCTGAGGGGGCCCTGCCGGAGTCAATCCACACAAAGATAGCTTTGTCTTATGAATGCAatgtcatttaattttttttttttttaccaactttTTGTGATCAAAATATGGGAAGGTATCTGAACTTAAAAGTAATATCATATACAAAAAGTATCCCAAGCCTGTtgaattttttcttttaaatctaAAGTAAATTGGGAGCTGTTTAGAAATCAAAAGGTCAAGCCATTTTCAATTCAAAtgatgttcaaatgcaacaaaaaagtAGGAAAGAAGTGAAACAGTCATTGCGGCAGGGCAGAAGatggcgcgcacacacacacacaaaaaaa
This genomic window from Nerophis ophidion isolate RoL-2023_Sa linkage group LG26, RoL_Noph_v1.0, whole genome shotgun sequence contains:
- the LOC133543902 gene encoding cytochrome b-c1 complex subunit 10-like; its protein translation is MLNLIRHVKGQPGVLSYTFAWRSKQTVKVRMFQKMLNKFVGAKNIGILRTWVPNMVAWGSLGGVALVHFTDWRLFLDYVPYIKGKFNKDE